A stretch of Chionomys nivalis chromosome 2, mChiNiv1.1, whole genome shotgun sequence DNA encodes these proteins:
- the LOC130870414 gene encoding vomeronasal type-1 receptor 4-like: MEASVMVVRMIFLSQTAIGVLGNSFLVYNSLLLFFTGIRLRLTDWILQHLIAANLLTLLSKGVPHTIETLGLKDFLNDFGCKLIFYLHRVGRSVSLSSTCFLSIFQAITINPMGSRWTHLKVQAPSYIVASVYISWILALIINIDFAMYITARLKHRNMTNSKWFGFCSAVRHDNEAIDILAAVLHTSPDVFFVFLMIWSSSSMVCILYRHKQRMKHIHRSNLSLKYSAESRATKIILLLVSTFVCFYALSCVLQINMSISNNPGFFLVNMGSVVVAGFPTVSPFLLISR; encoded by the coding sequence ATGGAAGCCAGTGTTATGGTTGTAAGAATGATATTTTTATCACAAACTGCAATTGGAGTCCTGGGCAACTCCTTCTTAGTCTACAactctcttctgcttttcttcacTGGGATCAGGTTAAGGCTCACAGATTGGATACTGCAGCACTTGATTGCAGCTAACCTTTTAACTCTTCTGTCTAAAGGAGTTCCCCATACAATAGAAACTTTAGGTTTGAAAGACTTCCTCAATGATTTTGGTTGCAAACTGATCTTCTATCTTCACAGAGTAGGGAGGAGTGTGTCTCTCAGCAGCACCTGCTTCTTAAGTATCTTCCAGGCTATTACCATCAACCCAATGGGTTCCAGGTGGACACACCTTAAAGTCCAGGCTCCCAGTTACATTGTTGCTAGTGTATACATAAGTTGGATCCTGGCCCTCATAATAAACATTGATTTTGCTATGTATATAACTGCAAGATTGAAACATAGGAATATGACCAATTCAAAATGGTTTGGATTTTGTTCTGCTGTTCGTCATGACAACGAAGCCATTGACATTCTCGCAGCAGTACTACACACAAGCCCTGATGTGTTTTTCGTGTTCCTGATGATTTGGTCCAGTAGCTCCATGGTTTGCATCCTCTACAGACACAAGCAGAGAATGAAGCACATTCATAGAAGCAACTTGTCCCTCAAATATTCTGCTGAGTCCAGAGCCACAAAGATTATTCTGCTCTTGGTGAGCACTTTTGTCTGCTTTTACGCCCTTTCTTGTGTTCTACAAATTAATATGTCTATTTCAAATAATCCAGGATTTTTCCTGGTAAACATGGGTTCAGTAGTTGTAGCAGGTTTCCCAACTGTGAGTCCTTTTCTGCTGATCAGTCGTTAA